One window from the genome of Sardina pilchardus chromosome 12, fSarPil1.1, whole genome shotgun sequence encodes:
- the LOC134098145 gene encoding 5-hydroxytryptamine receptor 1B-like has translation MERSSQFKPTPVIGELLNISSNDSNSNYTPKAVEKEANLAFQASVAIILALLTFATTLSNAFVIATIYQSRKLHTPANLLIASLAFTDLLVSILVMPISALYTVSQTWTLGQVMCDIWLSSDITCCTASILHLCVIALDRYWAITDAVDYAKKRTSARAAGMIATAWVISISISLPPFFWRQVKAEEVTSCAVNSDHVFYTIYSTFGAFYIPTFLLIALYGRIYVEARKRILKQSPKKTGKRLTSAHLITNSPGSVASTTSLNYGTHETSSCDTISPANANQVKVTVSDALLEKKRISAARERKATKTLGIILGAYIICWLPFFIYTLVAGMCKTCPFHLELFDAFTWLGYLNSLINPIIYTMSNEDFKKAFHKLISFKCCRQ, from the coding sequence ATGGAGCGTTCTAGTCAGTTCAAGCCAACGCCTGTCATTGGAGAGTTATTAAACATATCAAGCAAcgattcaaattcaaattacaCTCCGAAGGCAGTGGAAAAAGAAGCAAATCTTGCGTTTCAAGCAAGTGTTGCTATTATTTTAGCGTTATTAACTTTTGCCACAACATTATCAAATGCTTTTGTTATTGCCACAATTTATCAATCAAGGAAGCTTCACACGCCAGCGAATTTGTTGATTGCATCCCTAGCATTTACAGATTTGTTGGTTTCAATTCTGGTGATGCCAATAAGTGCTCTGTACACGGTGAGTCAAACATGGACGTTGGGGCAAGTTATGTGCGATATTTGGTTATCCTCAGATATAACATGTTGCACAGCATCTATTTTACACCTGTGCGTGATTGCTTTGGACCGTTACTGGGCAATAACTGATGCGGTAGACTATGCCAAAAAACGGACCTCGGCGCGCGCAGCGGGGATGATTGCTACTGCCTGGGTGAtatccatctccatctctctacctccattCTTCTGGCGTCAGGTCAAGGCTGAGGAGGTGACTAGTTGCGCCGTGAACAGTGATCACGTTTTCTACACTATTTATTCTACTTTTGGTGCGTTCTACATACCAACGTTTCTTCTCATAGCTCTCTATGGTAGGATATACGTCGAAGCTCGGAAGAGAATTTTGAAACAGTCGCCTAAAAAAACTGGGAAACGGCTCACTTCGGCTCATTTGATCACTAACTCACCAGGGTCTGTGGCATCCACTACGTCTCTGAATTATGGAACGCATGAAACGTCGTCCTGCGACACAATTTCACCAGCCAATGCAAACCAGGTGAAAGTCACCGTGTCGGATGCCCTtttggaaaagaaaagaatctCGGCTGCCAGAGAAAGAAAGGCAACTAAAACTTTAGGCATCATTTTGGGGGCCTATATAATATGCTGGCTTCCATTCTTCATCTACACGTTAGTAGCAGGGATGTGTAAAACCTGCCCTTTTCACCTTGAGTTATTTGACGCTTTCACCTGGCTGGGCTACCTTAACTCGTTAATAAACCCAATAATTTATACCATGTCCAATGAGGATTTCAAGAAGGCATTTCACAAACTCATATCCTTCAAGTGCTGCAGGCAGTGA